Below is a window of Nocardioides conyzicola DNA.
GGCGAGAGCCTCTGCGTAGTGGCCAGCGGCGTACGCCGTCTCACCGGCTGCCTCTCGCACGACCGCGATGCGCGACGCGCGGGCACGAGCGGCCAGCGCGTGCTGGTAGGCCAGCTCCGGGTCGGAGTCGACGAGCATGCCGGCCACGACCAGGTGACGTGCCACCCGGTTGGCCAGCTTCTCGGGGAGGCCCTTCAGCTGCGCGGCGATGCTGTGGTCCAGCTCGGCACCGGTGACCTCGGACGGCAGCTCGGGGCCGTCGTACGTCGCCTGGTCGACGGTGCGGGCCGGCTTCTCACGACCGGCGCCCCCACGAGGTGCCGAGCGGTCCGAGTTGCGGCGGTCCGGGCCCTTGCCGCCGCCGGGAGGACGCCCGGTGCTGCGCGACGAGCCCTTACCGGTGGAGCGACCCTCGTCCGGCGTCCACTTCGTCGAGCGCTCGTTCGACTTCGCCGACTTGTCCCGGCTGCTGCCCGCTGCCGGCTTGCTGCCGGCGGACCTGCCTCCCGTCGGCTTGCCTCCGGCCGGCTTGCCGCCGGTGCTCGGACGGCCACCGCTTCGGCGGGGCCCGTCACCTGACGGGCGCTGGCTGCGACGTTGCTCGGCCACGGGTGTCTGCTCCTGGGTTCGTCGTG
It encodes the following:
- a CDS encoding tetratricopeptide repeat protein, with protein sequence MAEQRRSQRPSGDGPRRSGGRPSTGGKPAGGKPTGGRSAGSKPAAGSSRDKSAKSNERSTKWTPDEGRSTGKGSSRSTGRPPGGGKGPDRRNSDRSAPRGGAGREKPARTVDQATYDGPELPSEVTGAELDHSIAAQLKGLPEKLANRVARHLVVAGMLVDSDPELAYQHALAARARASRIAVVREAAGETAYAAGHYAEALAELRAAKRMNGATAYLPIMADCHRALGKPQDALKLAKSPGVANFGPEAKAEMTIVEAGARRDLGQMDAALRTLELAPLMSKSRSPWVVRLRYAYADALAAAGREQDALAWFHRTYSIDSEELTDASERAEALEKQLG